One part of the Helicoverpa armigera isolate CAAS_96S chromosome 3, ASM3070526v1, whole genome shotgun sequence genome encodes these proteins:
- the LOC110383835 gene encoding uncharacterized protein LOC110383835 isoform X1 — MANVMDLATEDKLEYHFFPVSSGSVQFKVRAANDAHIALTMGPQESDPMIEVFLGGWGNTKSVIRRNRTKPDKVEIETAGILNGGEFRGFWLRWDGGIISAGREGEAIPFLSWADPEPFPIAFVGVCTGWGATGTWKIEDGAEFNTPDQLEYKFGPVVSGSLSFEFRGPHNCHVALTPAPGEVDPMYEIMIGGWENTKSVIRHCRQKPDKVEVPTPGIMNPNEFRKFLIEWRCGRVIVRDGESGMVIMEWVDPTPFSITHFGVRTGWGARGQWRISHFGNPGAHSLAPSAPVAAPLYAAPPGYPGAMGYNAPPPVMAGAGNWVDASGGQIPPGAVVGGQDCSGEPLYVARAQHEGAVIPGKLCASHGCAYVPWGGQEHGKPQYQVLVGGPNNWVRTNGSNVPPGAFPGGQSEDGEPLFVGRVNHEGSLTTGKVQQSHGVCYISFAGQELGFPDYEVLMP, encoded by the exons atGGCAAACGTAATGG ATTTGGCCACTGAGGACAAACTCGAATACCACTTCTTCCCGGTATCGAGCGGTTCCGTGCAGTTCAAAGTCAGAGCTGCCAACGATGCACACATTGCCCTCACCATGGGTCCCCAAGAAAGCGACCCCATGATCGAG GTCTTCCTCGGAGGTTGGGGTAACACCAAGAGCGTGATCAGGAGGAACAGAACCAAGCCAGACAAAGTTGAAATCGAAACCGCCGGCATTTTGAACGGTGGTGAATTCCGTGGCTTCTGGCTGCGTTGGGATGGTGGCATTATTTCCGCCGGTCGGGAAGGCGAAGCCATTCCATTCCTGTCTTGGGCAGACCCAGAACCATTCCCAATTGCCTTCGTCGGTGTATGCACAGGATGGGGCGCGACCGGCACATGGAAGATCGAAG ATGGTGCTGAATTCAATACTCCGGACCAGTTAGAGTATAAATTCGGACCCGTTGTGTCTGGTTCTCTAAGTTTTGAATTTCGCGGTCCCCACAACTGCCATGTAGCCCTGACACCAGCTCCCGGTGAAGTGGACCCTATGTACGAAATTATGATTGGTGGTTGGGAAAACACCAAGTCGGTTATTAGACACTGCAGACAGAAACCCGATAAG GTTGAGGTACCAACTCCAGGAATTATGAATCCTAATGAATTCAGGAAATTTTTGATCGAATGGAGATGCGGCAGAGTGATTGTCCGCGACGGCGAGTCAGGCATGGTTATCATGGAGTGGGTGGACCCGACACCGTTCAGTATCACACACTTCGGTGTGCGCACTGGCTGGGGTGCTCGTGGCCAATGGCGTATTAGCCACTTCGGCAATCCCGGCGCTCATTCCC TTGCTCCATCTGCGCCCGTGGCAGCTCCTCTATACGCTGCGCCACCCGGCTACCCCGGCGCTATGGGGTACAACGCACCCCCGCCCGTGATGGCTGGCGCCGGTAACTGGGTAGACGCCAGTGGCGGACAGATCCCCCCTGGTGCCGTCGTCGGAGGCCAGGACTGCAGTGGCGAGCCGCTGTACGTCGCCAGAGCGCAGCACGAAGGCGCTGTCATCCCCGGCAAGCTGTGCGCTTCTCATGGATGCGCCTACGTGCCATGGGGTGGCCAGGAGCATGGCAAACCTCAATACCAG GTGCTAGTCGGCGGCCCCAACAACTGGGTGCGCACTAACGGCTCCAACGTGCCCCCCGGCGCGTTCCCCGGCGGCCAGTCGGAAGACGGCGAGCCTCTATTCGTCGGCCGCGTGAACCACGAGGGCAGTCTCACCACCGGCAAGGTGCAGCAGTCCCACGGCGTCTGCTACATCTCCTTCGCAGGACAAGAGCTCGGCTTCCCCGACTACGAAGTCCTTATGCCctag
- the LOC110383835 gene encoding uncharacterized protein LOC110383835 isoform X2, which translates to MANVMDLATEDKLEYHFFPVSSGSVQFKVRAANDAHIALTMGPQESDPMIEVFLGGWGNTKSVIRRNRTKPDKVEIETAGILNGGEFRGFWLRWDGGIISAGREGEAIPFLSWADPEPFPIAFVGVCTGWGATGTWKIEVAPSAPVAAPLYAAPPGYPGAMGYNAPPPVMAGAGNWVDASGGQIPPGAVVGGQDCSGEPLYVARAQHEGAVIPGKLCASHGCAYVPWGGQEHGKPQYQVLVGGPNNWVRTNGSNVPPGAFPGGQSEDGEPLFVGRVNHEGSLTTGKVQQSHGVCYISFAGQELGFPDYEVLMP; encoded by the exons atGGCAAACGTAATGG ATTTGGCCACTGAGGACAAACTCGAATACCACTTCTTCCCGGTATCGAGCGGTTCCGTGCAGTTCAAAGTCAGAGCTGCCAACGATGCACACATTGCCCTCACCATGGGTCCCCAAGAAAGCGACCCCATGATCGAG GTCTTCCTCGGAGGTTGGGGTAACACCAAGAGCGTGATCAGGAGGAACAGAACCAAGCCAGACAAAGTTGAAATCGAAACCGCCGGCATTTTGAACGGTGGTGAATTCCGTGGCTTCTGGCTGCGTTGGGATGGTGGCATTATTTCCGCCGGTCGGGAAGGCGAAGCCATTCCATTCCTGTCTTGGGCAGACCCAGAACCATTCCCAATTGCCTTCGTCGGTGTATGCACAGGATGGGGCGCGACCGGCACATGGAAGATCGAAG TTGCTCCATCTGCGCCCGTGGCAGCTCCTCTATACGCTGCGCCACCCGGCTACCCCGGCGCTATGGGGTACAACGCACCCCCGCCCGTGATGGCTGGCGCCGGTAACTGGGTAGACGCCAGTGGCGGACAGATCCCCCCTGGTGCCGTCGTCGGAGGCCAGGACTGCAGTGGCGAGCCGCTGTACGTCGCCAGAGCGCAGCACGAAGGCGCTGTCATCCCCGGCAAGCTGTGCGCTTCTCATGGATGCGCCTACGTGCCATGGGGTGGCCAGGAGCATGGCAAACCTCAATACCAG GTGCTAGTCGGCGGCCCCAACAACTGGGTGCGCACTAACGGCTCCAACGTGCCCCCCGGCGCGTTCCCCGGCGGCCAGTCGGAAGACGGCGAGCCTCTATTCGTCGGCCGCGTGAACCACGAGGGCAGTCTCACCACCGGCAAGGTGCAGCAGTCCCACGGCGTCTGCTACATCTCCTTCGCAGGACAAGAGCTCGGCTTCCCCGACTACGAAGTCCTTATGCCctag
- the LOC110383836 gene encoding uncharacterized protein LOC110383836, producing the protein MGDIVDLTTWPRHHNIFYKITSNGLNFEIKAPGNAGIGLASKAGPNCDFLVGIGHNRNSFIKKLTARVSRESAETPNILSSQEYRRFWISWYGDVIRLGIDGEVKPIVTFNYSKNDNLKYVTFTAIDDNRNPVHWRIELPPVLEKPLMKPVTDGELYWVQVDAETPFPDAAYIGGYEKENLYIIRAKHRGSLTPGKFVSSEGVGYIPWGGDANEKNSFEVLCGFNCMWVPCRLDHIPIGAVVAGHSEDHGHEKLYVGRAKYFDHIIPGKVQPSHKVCYIPYDGKEVSMENYEILIVPEKNRCANKFLVPCIDDSLLESEDENDDNDDHSMNYDDYDEYFYAENL; encoded by the exons ATGGGCGATATTGttg ACCTCACAACATGGCCAAGAcatcacaatatattttataaaatcacaAGCAATGGACTGAACTTCGAAATTAAAGCTCCCGGTAATGCGGGTATTGGTTTGGCAAGTAAAGCAGGACCAAATTGTGATTTTTTG GTTGGTATAGGCCATAATCGCAACTCTTTTATTAAGAAACTGACTGCAAGAGTCAGTAGGGAGTCAGCAGAAACACCAAACATTTTATCTTCACAAGAGTACAGAAGGTTTTGGATTTCATGGTATGGCGACGTAATACGTTTGGGCATAGATGGTGAAGTTAAACCAATAGTCACTTTTAATTATAgcaaaaatgataatttgaagTATGTTACTTTTACTGCCATTGATGATAATCGAAACCCTGTACATTGGAGAATTGAAT TGCCACCAGTACTAGAAAAGCCTCTCATGAAGCCAGTGACAGACGGTGAGCTGTACTGGGTGCAGGTTGATGCAGAAACACCATTCCCAGATGCAGCATATATTGGGGGTTACGAAAAAGAAAATCTCTACATAATCAGGGCTAAACATAGAGGATCATTAACCCCAGGAAAATTTGTTTCTTCAGAAGGAGTGGGATATATCCCATGGGGAGGGGATGCCAATGAAAAAAATTCATTTGAG GTTTTATGCGGATTTAATTGTATGTGGGTGCCCTGTAGACTGGATCATATACCAATTGGAGCTGTGGTTGCTGGCCATTCAGAGGACCATGGCCATGAGAAACTGTATGTCGGAAGGGCCAAATATTTTGATCACATCATCCCAGGAAAAGTGCAACCATCACACAAAGTCTGTTACATTCCATATGACGGAAAGGAAGTCAGCATGGAAAACTATGAGATCTTAATTGTTCCTGAGAAAAACAGATGTGCTAACAAGTTCCTGGTACCTTGTATAGATGATAGTTTGCTTGAATCAGAGGAtgaaaatgatgataatgatgatcaTTCAATGAattatgatgattatgatgagtACTTTTATGCAGAGAATTTATAA
- the LOC110383837 gene encoding uncharacterized protein LOC110383837, whose translation MAEDRVIVPDDRNFMYKANSGGMRFKMRTTGHFPELALIAAHDPNLCLYKITLGQETRVYNFGDKQEEKFPIGDIQNFHYFREYYISWHSNKIKIGEVGHKPFVNYDRLYTEPIIGFVLFRPDCKHSIPVEWIVELSPVELITVPTKKFRDRLQWLPMVNGKLPRNAMIGGFENEPTYIARAEHNNSLCPGKYVPSIGKAFVAWGGREFDKQNFEILCGYNAKWIKTRTNYIPQNAFIGGRSEVQNEPLYIGRAKIDRKLIPGKVHVRYKTCYLPYDGKEVEVSLYEILVLPDDEIPQGVALPS comes from the exons ATGGCAGAAGACCGAG tTATTGTGCCTGACGATCGAAACTTCATGTACAAAGCAAACAGTGGTGGCATGAGATTCAAAATGAGAACCACTGGCCATTTTCCTGAACTGGCTTTGATAGCAGCACATGACCCAAATCTTTGTCTTTATAAG ATTACACTTGGACAAGAAACCAGAGTCTACAATTTTGGTGACAAGCAAGAAGAGAAATTCCCCATTGGAGATATTCAAAATTTTCACTATTTTAGAGAGTATTACATTTCCTGgcatagtaataaaattaagataggTGAAGTGGGCCACAAACCATTTGTAAACTATGATAGATTATATACAGAACCCATTATaggatttgtattatttagacCAGACTGCAAACATTCAATACCAGTGGAGTGGATAGTTGAAT taTCACCTGTTGAATTAATCACAGTACCAACTAAAAAATTTCGTGACAGACTTCAGTGGCTTCCTATGGTCAATGGGAAGTTGCCTCGAAATGCAATGATTGGTGGGTTTGAAAATGAACCCACTTATATAGCCAGAGCTGAACATAATAATTCATTATGTCCTGGGAAGTATGTACCGTCAATTGGCAAGGCATTTGTTGCTTGGGGCGGGAGAGAATTTGACAAACAGAAttttgag ATACTATGCGGGTATAATGCAAAATGGATTAAAACAAGAACCAATTATATTcctcaaaatgcatttattgGAGGGCGCTCAGAAGTGCAGAATGAACCTTTATATATAGGTAGAGCTAAGATAGATCGCAAACTTATACCTGGGAAGGTCCATGTTCGCTATAAAACATGCTATTTGCCATATGATGGCAAAGAGGTGGAAGTATCCTTATATGAAATATTAGTCTTACCAGATGATGAAATACCACAGGGTGTAGCCTTACCTTCCTAA
- the LOC135119291 gene encoding uncharacterized protein LOC135119291 isoform X1 translates to MPRRCELGCSHNPGVTQHQFPHPEKNPELFKAWVNIVGGKLETADDIKFYRKRVICDIHFADKFKNRNNRLNNIAVPTLHLQGAPSQDAHMPPATPHIPTELPMPEHNIWNLPSTSKQIVTGAPSQDAHMPPATPHIPTELPMPEHNIWDLPSTSKQIITAAPPNACVIAAEHNYCSKHGIQQRRKLKGDKSKCQCSLYHKISKKNVYT, encoded by the exons atgccgaggcggtgcgaattgggatgttcacacaacccgg gtgtgacacaacatcaatttccacacccagaaaagaatcctgagttattcaaagcctgggttaatatagttggtggaaaactggagactgcagatgatatcaaattttacagaaagcgagtcatctgtgacatacattttgcagacaagtttaagaatcgcaacaaccgtttaaataacatagctgttcctactctccatcttcagg gtgctccatcacaagatgctcatatgcctcctgcaactccacatataccaactgaacttcctatgcctgaacataatatatggaatctgccttctacatcaaagcaaatagtcactg gtgctccatcacaagatgctcatatgcctcctgcaactccacatataccaactgaacttcctatgcctgaacataatatatgggatctgccttctacatcaaagcaaataatcactg ctgcacctcccaatgcgtgtgttatagcagcagaacataattattgcagtaaacatggtatacaacaaagacggaaacttaaaggagacaaaagtaagtgccaatgtagtttataccataagatatccaaaaaaaatgtttatacatag
- the LOC135119291 gene encoding uncharacterized protein LOC135119291 isoform X2 produces MPRRCELGCSHNPGVTQHQFPHPEKNPELFKAWVNIVGGKLETADDIKFYRKRVICDIHFADKFKNRNNRLNNIAVPTLHLQGAPSQDAHMPPATPHIPTELPMPEHNIWNLPSTSKQIVTGAPSQDAHMPPATPHIPTELPMPEHNIWDLPSTSKQIITGM; encoded by the exons atgccgaggcggtgcgaattgggatgttcacacaacccgg gtgtgacacaacatcaatttccacacccagaaaagaatcctgagttattcaaagcctgggttaatatagttggtggaaaactggagactgcagatgatatcaaattttacagaaagcgagtcatctgtgacatacattttgcagacaagtttaagaatcgcaacaaccgtttaaataacatagctgttcctactctccatcttcagg gtgctccatcacaagatgctcatatgcctcctgcaactccacatataccaactgaacttcctatgcctgaacataatatatggaatctgccttctacatcaaagcaaatagtcactg gtgctccatcacaagatgctcatatgcctcctgcaactccacatataccaactgaacttcctatgcctgaacataatatatgggatctgccttctacatcaaagcaaataatcactggtatgtaa